From a region of the Bradyrhizobium diazoefficiens genome:
- a CDS encoding TRAP transporter substrate-binding protein gives MPVLSRAELSRTGVIFVALLLAAVSMGMRATGAVAREFRAADTQTEDYPTVQALRYMGALIAERTGGRHEIKVFHSRQLGEEKETIEQTRVGAIDLNRTNVALIGNFVPAMNVLAMPFLFRSIEHMQKVLDGPIGSEILNSFEPYGFVGLAFYDSGARSIYNEVRPVRSIADLKGLRIRVQQSELMSQMIRALGAEPVELPYGQVLAGLTNHLIDGAENNWPSFVTTDHYRHAGYYSLTEHTMSPEVLVISLKAWRSLSPDDQAIFREAAQRSSRFMREKWRDLEDQSQRKAQAAGVTIVRDIDRRPLQEAMAPIYATAGRDPAAAALIERIRKVE, from the coding sequence GTGCCAGTGCTGAGCCGTGCCGAACTCTCGCGGACCGGGGTGATCTTCGTCGCGCTTCTGCTCGCCGCAGTCTCGATGGGCATGCGCGCGACGGGCGCCGTTGCACGCGAATTTCGCGCCGCCGACACCCAGACCGAGGACTACCCGACCGTCCAGGCGCTGCGCTACATGGGCGCCCTGATCGCCGAGCGTACCGGCGGCCGGCACGAGATCAAGGTGTTCCACTCCCGCCAGCTCGGCGAGGAGAAGGAGACCATCGAGCAGACCCGGGTCGGCGCGATCGACCTCAACCGGACGAACGTGGCGCTGATCGGCAATTTCGTCCCGGCGATGAACGTGCTCGCCATGCCGTTCCTGTTCCGGTCCATCGAGCACATGCAGAAGGTACTGGACGGGCCGATCGGCAGCGAGATCCTGAACAGCTTCGAGCCCTACGGCTTCGTCGGGCTCGCCTTCTACGATTCCGGCGCACGGTCGATCTACAACGAGGTCCGCCCCGTCAGAAGCATCGCCGATCTCAAGGGGTTGCGAATCCGGGTGCAGCAGTCGGAGTTGATGAGCCAGATGATCCGCGCGCTCGGCGCCGAGCCGGTCGAGCTTCCTTACGGGCAGGTGCTCGCCGGGCTCACCAACCATTTGATCGACGGCGCCGAGAACAATTGGCCATCTTTCGTGACGACGGACCATTACAGGCATGCCGGCTACTACTCGCTCACCGAGCACACGATGAGCCCCGAAGTGCTGGTGATCTCGCTGAAGGCCTGGCGGAGCCTGTCGCCGGACGACCAGGCAATCTTCCGGGAGGCCGCGCAGCGCTCCAGCCGGTTCATGCGCGAGAAATGGCGCGACCTTGAGGACCAGTCGCAGCGCAAGGCGCAGGCGGCCGGCGTCACCATCGTCAGGGACATCGACCGCAGGCCGTTGCAGGAGGCGATGGCCCCGATCTACGCCACGGCCGGGCGCGATCCCGCCGCGGCCGCCCTGATCGAACGCATTCGCAAGGTGGAGTGA
- a CDS encoding aminoglycoside 3'-phosphotransferase/choline kinase family protein has translation MTATPSQQLPDFTDMESFRAFRSASSQWLPVALDIARGHGLDTSAPHVFATGTNLVVGLGEKLILKIFPPLLHAQFLSERGSLGQLAGRLHLPIPEIVAEGARDGWPYLVITRLAGTLGSEVWPHLPEDQKERLLRQIGETISAVQRAPLGPLATIEPRWVDFMRAQMLGCRARHERLGLAPKFLAGLDDLLDDAAKLIPMDAPPVILIGEYIPENFLLGCDDGQWSLKGLFDFGDVLAGWRDYDLLGPSAFMAAGRPARVRSLLEGFGYSKPDFALKRRLMALMLLHRASDLNSHICIEGWQEQANDLVELQELIWPG, from the coding sequence ATGACAGCCACGCCTTCGCAACAACTCCCTGACTTCACCGACATGGAAAGCTTCCGCGCGTTTCGCTCCGCTTCCTCGCAATGGCTGCCGGTCGCGCTCGACATCGCGCGCGGCCACGGTCTCGACACCAGCGCACCGCACGTGTTTGCGACCGGAACCAATCTGGTGGTCGGGCTCGGCGAGAAGCTGATCCTGAAAATCTTTCCGCCGCTGCTCCACGCCCAATTCCTGTCCGAGCGCGGCTCGCTGGGGCAGCTTGCCGGCCGGCTTCACCTGCCAATCCCCGAGATCGTCGCGGAAGGGGCGCGCGATGGCTGGCCCTATCTCGTCATCACGCGCCTTGCCGGCACGCTCGGCTCGGAGGTGTGGCCGCATCTGCCGGAAGACCAGAAGGAGCGCCTGCTGCGCCAGATCGGCGAGACCATCAGCGCCGTGCAGCGTGCGCCGCTCGGGCCGCTCGCTACAATCGAGCCGCGCTGGGTCGATTTCATGCGCGCGCAGATGCTGGGCTGCCGTGCCAGGCACGAACGTCTCGGCCTTGCGCCGAAATTCCTCGCCGGCCTCGACGATCTCCTGGATGACGCGGCAAAGCTCATTCCGATGGACGCGCCGCCGGTGATCCTGATCGGCGAATACATTCCGGAGAACTTTCTGCTCGGCTGCGATGACGGCCAGTGGTCGCTCAAAGGCCTGTTCGACTTCGGCGATGTCCTGGCCGGATGGCGCGACTACGACCTGCTCGGGCCCAGCGCCTTCATGGCGGCGGGCCGGCCGGCGAGAGTGCGCAGCCTTCTTGAAGGGTTTGGCTATTCAAAGCCCGATTTCGCGCTCAAGCGCCGGCTGATGGCGTTGATGCTGCTGCACCGCGCCAGCGACCTCAACAGCCACATCTGCATCGAGGGCTGGCAGGAGCAGGCGAATGATCTGGTCGAGCTGCAGGAGCTGATCTGGCCCGGCTGA
- the ugpB gene encoding sn-glycerol-3-phosphate ABC transporter substrate-binding protein UgpB has product MPRLKQGSRLLSPGTGRTIVTSAPRLLQVVAAVAALSLAAPAHAATDIAWWHAMSGELGRQLEKLAADFNASQSDYRIVPAYKGNYTETVTAAIFAFRSRSQPAIVQVNEVATATMTAAKGAIYPVFSLMRDQGELFSPADYLPAVSGYYTDATGNLLSFPFNSSTPILYYNKTMFRDAGLDPETPPKTWPELGAAAKRLRDRGAVCGFTTSWPSWIHVENFSAFHNLALATQANGFAGLDAELTINNPLLVKHIAQLAEWQKTRVFDYGGRGQSAEPRFQSGECGIFIGSSATRADIKANSKFEIGYGMMPYWPDVAGAPQNSIIGGATLWVLRDRPPQEYKGVARFFAYLSQPGVQAAWHQNTGYLPITRAAFELTRAQGFYERNPGSAISFEEITLHPPTENSKGIRLGSFVLIRGAIEDELEQAFAGHKSAQAALDAAAERGNKLLRQFERASPDR; this is encoded by the coding sequence ATGCCGCGCCTTAAGCAGGGCAGCCGCCTTTTGTCGCCCGGCACGGGAAGAACCATCGTGACTTCAGCACCGCGCCTTTTGCAGGTCGTCGCCGCCGTTGCGGCTCTCTCCTTGGCTGCTCCGGCGCATGCCGCCACCGACATCGCGTGGTGGCACGCCATGTCCGGCGAGCTCGGCCGGCAGCTCGAGAAGCTGGCCGCCGACTTCAACGCTTCGCAGTCCGATTACCGCATCGTGCCTGCTTACAAGGGCAACTACACCGAGACCGTGACCGCCGCGATCTTCGCCTTCCGCTCGCGCAGCCAGCCTGCGATCGTCCAGGTCAACGAGGTCGCCACGGCGACCATGACTGCGGCCAAGGGCGCAATCTACCCGGTGTTCAGCCTGATGCGCGACCAGGGCGAGCTGTTCTCGCCGGCCGACTACCTGCCTGCGGTCTCCGGCTATTACACCGATGCGACCGGCAATCTGTTGTCGTTCCCGTTCAATTCCTCGACGCCGATCCTCTACTACAACAAGACCATGTTCCGCGACGCGGGCCTCGATCCGGAGACGCCGCCGAAGACCTGGCCGGAGCTTGGTGCTGCCGCAAAGCGCCTGCGCGACCGCGGGGCTGTGTGCGGCTTCACCACGTCCTGGCCGTCCTGGATCCATGTCGAGAATTTCTCTGCCTTCCACAATCTGGCGCTGGCAACGCAGGCGAACGGCTTTGCCGGACTGGATGCGGAGTTGACCATCAACAATCCGCTTCTCGTCAAACACATCGCCCAGCTCGCCGAATGGCAGAAGACCAGGGTGTTCGACTATGGCGGCCGCGGGCAATCAGCCGAGCCGCGCTTCCAGAGCGGCGAATGCGGTATCTTCATCGGCTCCTCGGCGACGCGCGCCGACATCAAGGCGAACTCGAAATTCGAGATCGGCTACGGCATGATGCCGTATTGGCCCGACGTTGCGGGCGCGCCGCAGAACTCGATCATCGGCGGCGCCACGCTGTGGGTGCTGCGCGACCGGCCGCCGCAGGAATACAAGGGCGTGGCGCGGTTCTTCGCCTATCTGTCGCAGCCCGGCGTGCAGGCTGCCTGGCACCAGAACACCGGGTATCTGCCGATCACCCGCGCCGCCTTCGAGCTGACGCGTGCGCAGGGCTTTTACGAGCGTAATCCGGGCTCGGCGATCTCGTTCGAGGAGATCACGCTTCATCCGCCGACGGAGAATTCCAAGGGCATCCGGCTCGGCTCCTTCGTGCTGATCCGCGGCGCGATCGAGGACGAGCTGGAGCAAGCCTTCGCCGGCCACAAGAGCGCGCAGGCCGCGCTGGATGCCGCGGCCGAGCGCGGCAACAAGCTCTTGCGCCAGTTCGAGCGCGCCAGCCCGGATAGGTAG
- a CDS encoding HAMP domain-containing sensor histidine kinase: protein MAAPGHSEHADRPPGAIGRLRARLVGGLRAVPIRWRILSIAALNSAVVMVLVAMIWNGAQVLGSAWDDVRQVRESDRILALLESETGRLHNLIHRYINQPSPDLFAEILLLREAVLGTLANRAAKDPVLSGSVEELERTTDRFLNGFGDLRSVQATIAKTYEEQVQGPARDMAGLYSIIEGATGHRDALIWPSLGKSREAFTAMLVAANSYYLSLSTGAADDARRNTETIEKTIPVMIDLADNDLQKMALRRLADRTAALRVGFAKLSAQLASRTELLRNTIDASQAEAIGAIDDLSTMMRQREQKAQETFDRTLAAISRRVLSIAVIFLGIILTAGVLIALSIRLPLQQIMAAMRAITLGDLDREVQGTKARDEVGAMARAVEVFRENAIAKRQTEDELRASKEKAESALLELNTAQQNLIDAERLAALGGLVAGVAHEVNNPIGISLTVASSFARRSEIFEAQLKGDGGLRRSQLEEFVQSSRDASQQLVANLQRAGELIQSFKQVAVDRSHAERRQFSLSEATDQIIASLRPVLKRSPITLQVDVPEGLLLDGYPGSYGQILTNLFLNAANHAFADGRAGTITISARPRGADDIELIFTDDGAGMTPDVQRQAFDPFFTTRRNEGGTGLGLHIVYNLVSQQLGGRMMLESKLGQGTTFRIIMPRLARGGAQSTESDGTSQWPNRTMSST from the coding sequence TTGGCTGCACCTGGACATAGCGAGCACGCAGACCGGCCGCCCGGCGCGATCGGACGGCTGCGCGCGCGGCTGGTCGGCGGGCTGCGGGCGGTGCCGATCCGCTGGCGCATCCTGTCGATCGCCGCGCTGAACTCCGCCGTGGTGATGGTGCTGGTGGCGATGATCTGGAACGGCGCGCAGGTGCTGGGCTCGGCCTGGGACGACGTCCGCCAGGTGCGCGAATCCGACCGGATCCTGGCGCTGCTCGAAAGCGAGACCGGACGCCTGCACAATCTGATCCACCGCTACATCAACCAGCCGAGCCCGGACCTGTTCGCCGAGATCCTGCTGCTGCGCGAGGCGGTGCTGGGCACGCTGGCCAACCGCGCCGCCAAGGATCCGGTACTGTCGGGCTCGGTGGAGGAGCTGGAGCGCACCACCGATCGCTTCCTCAACGGTTTTGGCGATCTGCGCAGCGTGCAGGCCACCATCGCGAAAACCTATGAGGAGCAGGTGCAGGGCCCGGCCAGGGACATGGCGGGGCTCTATTCCATCATCGAAGGCGCCACCGGCCACCGCGACGCGCTGATCTGGCCCTCGCTCGGAAAATCCCGCGAGGCTTTCACCGCGATGCTGGTGGCGGCCAATTCCTATTACCTGTCGCTGTCGACAGGCGCAGCCGACGACGCACGGCGCAACACCGAGACGATCGAGAAGACCATCCCCGTGATGATCGATCTCGCCGACAACGACCTGCAGAAGATGGCCTTGCGGCGGCTCGCGGACCGCACCGCCGCACTGCGCGTGGGCTTTGCAAAGCTCTCCGCGCAGCTTGCGAGCCGCACCGAGCTGCTCCGCAACACCATCGACGCCAGCCAGGCCGAGGCGATCGGCGCCATCGACGACCTCTCGACCATGATGCGCCAGCGCGAGCAGAAGGCGCAGGAGACGTTTGACCGCACGCTGGCCGCCATTTCCAGGCGGGTGCTGTCGATCGCGGTGATCTTTCTCGGCATCATCCTCACCGCCGGCGTGCTGATCGCGCTGTCGATCCGATTGCCGCTGCAGCAGATCATGGCGGCGATGCGCGCGATCACGCTCGGCGACCTCGATCGCGAAGTGCAGGGCACAAAGGCACGCGACGAGGTCGGGGCCATGGCACGCGCGGTGGAGGTGTTCCGCGAGAACGCGATCGCCAAGCGCCAGACCGAGGACGAGCTGCGCGCGTCCAAGGAGAAGGCCGAAAGCGCGCTGCTCGAACTCAACACCGCGCAGCAGAACCTGATCGACGCCGAACGGCTGGCGGCGCTCGGCGGCTTGGTTGCCGGGGTCGCGCACGAGGTCAACAACCCGATCGGCATCAGCCTCACTGTCGCCTCCAGCTTTGCCCGGCGCAGCGAGATCTTCGAGGCCCAGCTCAAGGGCGACGGGGGCCTGCGTCGCTCGCAGCTGGAAGAATTCGTGCAATCCTCGCGCGATGCCTCGCAGCAGCTCGTCGCCAATCTGCAGCGCGCCGGCGAACTGATCCAGTCGTTCAAGCAGGTCGCGGTCGACCGCTCGCATGCCGAGCGCAGGCAATTCTCGCTCAGCGAGGCCACCGACCAGATCATCGCGAGCCTGCGTCCGGTGCTGAAGCGCTCGCCGATCACGCTCCAGGTCGACGTGCCCGAGGGGCTGCTGCTCGATGGCTATCCCGGCTCCTATGGCCAGATCCTGACCAACCTCTTCCTCAACGCCGCCAACCACGCCTTCGCCGACGGGCGCGCCGGCACGATCACGATCTCGGCGCGGCCGCGCGGGGCCGACGACATCGAGCTCATCTTCACCGATGACGGGGCCGGCATGACCCCCGACGTGCAGCGCCAGGCCTTTGACCCATTCTTTACCACCCGGCGCAATGAAGGCGGCACGGGCCTCGGCCTGCATATCGTCTATAACCTCGTCTCCCAGCAGCTCGGTGGCCGGATGATGCTGGAATCCAAGCTGGGACAAGGCACCACTTTTCGCATTATCATGCCCCGCCTCGCCAGGGGCGGCGCGCAAAGCACAGAAAGCGACGGGACTTCTCAATGGCCGAACAGGACGATGTCCTCCACCTGA